The Drosophila nasuta strain 15112-1781.00 chromosome 2L, ASM2355853v1, whole genome shotgun sequence genome window below encodes:
- the LOC132791850 gene encoding accessory gland protein Acp29AB-like, translating to MNIFFGLLACLFVLSSNAQNPGVSNQLQAICGQYCLKPIQALVEYAKNLQSEVKQLKLEADKPCASKTVKKLEIQEENTDLNLTNMRLVASTLQQQLASLSEKIQKRLAKINEYFAVPYKKIGSKYYYIEDTEKVNWFKAVSKCLALGGHLVSIENEDEFNAINEKLQANKNYWIDINDLAKEGEFISIATGRKPSYLNWQPNEPNNQNNNEHCGELRYKEKVHLMNDDNCVDKKLFICESDNQLK from the exons ATGAATATATTCTTTGGACTACTTGCGTGTCTCTTTGTTCTCTCTAGCAATGCACAA AACCCTGGAGTATCAAACCAACTTCAAGCGATATGTGGACAGTATTGCCTTAAGCCCATACAAGCTCTCGTAGAATATGCGAAAAACTTGCAGAGTGAAGTGAAACAATTGAAGCTCGAAGCTGATAAACCGTGCGCCTCCAAGACTGTGAAAAAGTTAGAAATACAGGAGGAGAATACcgatttgaatttaactaaTATGCGACTTGTAGCTTCAACattgcagcaacaattggCATCGCTAAGTGAAAAGATACAGAAAAGGCTTGCAAAGATCAACGAATACTTTGCTGTGCCTTATAAGAAAATTGGTtcgaaatattattatattgaagaCACCGAAAAAGTCAATTGGTTTAAGGCAGTTAGCAAATGTTTGGCATTAGGTGGACATTTGGTTAGCATCGAAAATGAGGATGAGTTCAATGCAATTAATGAGAAATTGCAGGCGAACAAAAATTATTGGATTGATATTAACGACTTGGCTAAAGAAGGAGAATTCATTTCGATAGCGACGGGCCGAAAGCCTTCATACCTCAATTGGCAACCAAATGAGCCAAataaccaaaataataatgagcaTTGCGGTGAATTGAGGTACAAGGAGAAGGTTCATCTAATGAATGATGACAATTGTGTCgataaaaagttatttatttgcgAATCTGATAACCAACTGAAATAG